One genomic window of Halictus rubicundus isolate RS-2024b chromosome 12, iyHalRubi1_principal, whole genome shotgun sequence includes the following:
- the LOC143359648 gene encoding dual specificity protein phosphatase 19 encodes MDLKTMLSIKKSHLKSCKTVVTNTLGQRYEEVDGEKKELLPGIPFIVDNKPDLQVAQIIPGLFLSSQDPIVNIDILQTHNIHSILSVGIDAPIKFDGIKYYYCDLLDLPEIDVTASIEKCIKIIDENRNENILVHCNAGVSRSPTIVISYLMTSEGLSFDDAYYKVKKVRDCIKPNEGFIKQLRTLQMARNK; translated from the coding sequence ATGGATCTAAAAACTATGCTAAGCATTAAAAAGTCACATTTGAAATCGTGTAAAACTGTTGTAACGAATACGCTTGGGCAAAGATACGAAGAAGTTGATggagaaaagaaagaattaTTGCCTGGAATACCATTCATTGTAGACAATAAACCTGATTTACAAGTTGCACAGATAATACCAGGATTGTTTCTAAGCTCGCAAGACCCTATTGTAAATATAGATATTTTACAAACACATAATATTCATAGTATTTTAAGCGTTGGCATTGACGCGCCAATTAAATTTGATGGTATCAAATATTATTATTGCGACTTACTAGATTTACCCGAAATTGATGTCACTGCATCAATAGAAAAGTGCATAAAAATTATAGATGAGAATcggaatgaaaatattcttgtaCACTGCAACGCTGGTGTATCTCGTTCGCCGACCATTGTCATTTCTTACTTGATGACATCCGAAGGATTGTCCTTTGACGATGCTTACTACAAAGTGAAAAAAGTTAGGGATTGCATCAAACCAAATGAGGGGTTTATAAAACAATTACGAACATTACAAATGGCACGTAATAAATAA
- the LOC143359645 gene encoding tRNA pseudouridine synthase-like 1, which yields MQRYFIKFSYIGTQYRGLQKNGIISDYVIHDIDTIQGALECAFSAIAPKYKVYPRITTSSRTDAGVHAFCNAGHIDLHNKYDSMYNPSSVLHQVNRYLLKCCHDIKLLDCIPVTQDFHARKIAKLRTYIYRFMIPKKQDASEKIQQVPITEKAHTHCFRSQDFDIERVKQATKLFLGKKNFQTFSARRISDTEITYIKTLHKLTVEKSFPLMPMDPLSDHFDFWHIECSSKSFLYNQVRRIVTSLLYLGAGLITEKDIMFMLQVPNHQNWNRSVQVVPPVGLHLVNVEYCQEEINKYIVKYKPAHFEDTTTTMLDLEST from the exons ATGCAAAGATACTTTATAAAGTTTTCGTATATTGGTACGCAATACAG GGGATTGCAGAAAAATGGAATCATTTCGGACTATGTAATACACGATATAGATACAATTCAAGGAGCTTTAGAATGTGCTTTTTCAGCAATAGCACCTAAATACAAAGTATATCCAAGAATAACCACTTCCAGCAG AACCGATGCGGGTGTACACGCATTCTGTAACGCAGGTCACATTGATTTACACAATAAATATGATTCTATGTACAATCCATCTTCTGTACTTCATCAAGTGAATCGCTACTTACTAAAATGCTGTCATGATATCAA ACTATTAGACTGTATTCCTGTGACACAAGACTTTCATGCcagaaaaattgcaaagttAAGAACATATATCTATAGGTTCATGATACCTAAGAAGCAGGATGCTTCAGAAAAAATTCAGCAAGTACCAATAACTGAGAAAGCACATACTCACTGCTTTAG GTCACAAGATTTTGATATAGAACGAGTAAAACAGGCAACGAAGCTTTTCCtaggaaaaaaaaatttccaaacattttctgcaagaAGGATTTCAGACACCGAAATCACTTATATAAAAACTTTACATAAACTTACTGTAGAAAAAAGTTTTCCACTTATGCCAATGGATCCTTTGTCAGACCATTTTGACTTTTGGCATATAGAATGTAGTTCAAAGTCTTTTTTATATAATCAG GTCAGACGCATAGTTACTTCCTTATTGTACTTAGGTGCTGGACTTATCACAGAAAAAGATATAATGTTTATGTTACAAGTCCCTAACCACCAAAATTGGAATCGTTCAGTACAAGTAGTTCCACCAGTTGGCTTACACTTGGTAAATGTGGAATATTGTCAAGAAgagataaataaatatatcgtCAAGTATAAGCCAGCACACTTTGAAGACACTACAACTACAATGCTAGATTTAGAAAGCACTTAA